In one Rutidosis leptorrhynchoides isolate AG116_Rl617_1_P2 chromosome 8, CSIRO_AGI_Rlap_v1, whole genome shotgun sequence genomic region, the following are encoded:
- the LOC139864483 gene encoding transcription factor MYB14-like, translating to MMRSPCYEQNTDLKKGSWTLEEDQKLISYINKYGIWNWSQMPRFAGLLRSGKSCRLRWMNYLRPNVKRGNFSKEEEEIILEYHSLIGNRWSAIASRLPGRTDNDIKNHWHTNLKKRATVQKTEQNDMNTALTSTFEDIKLKNVEPVDHDMDESLFNIYDTSSSNSTTIDKHYEVDYMADYYDMGSPGTIDDLQCFWKQLGPLENLEVGNHHMDMVYNHWSVYQDSSYDSFNPHDSFNDQDYDTIQSFST from the exons ATGATGAGGTCACCATGTTATGAACAAAACACAGATTTAAAAAAAGGTTCATGGACTCTTGAAGAAGATCAGAAGTTGATTTCTTATATCAACAAATATGGCATCTGGAATTGGTCTCAGATGCCTAGGTTTGCAG GTTTGTTGAGAAGCGGTAAAAGTTGTAGGCTTCGATGGATGAATTATTTGCGGCCAAACGTAAAACGAGGAAACTTTtcaaaggaagaagaagaaatcaTACTCGAATATCACTCACTTATCGGCAACAG ATGGTCTGCAATTGCATCAAGACTTCCTGGAAGGACGGATAACGATATAAAAAATCACTGGCATACTAATCTCAAGAAACGTGCTACCGTGCAAAAAACCGAGCAAAATGATATGAACACAGCATTAACATCAACATTTGAAGATATTAAACTTAAGAATGTGGAACCTGTTGATCATGATATGGATGAATCCTTGTTCAATATTTATGATACATCTTCATCTAATAGTACTACAATTGACAAACATTATGAAGTTGACTATATGGCTGATTATTACGATATGGGTTCACCAGGAACCATTGATGATCTACAATGTTTTTGGAAACAACTTGGCCCATTGGAGAATTTGGAGGTTGGGAACCATCATATGGATATGGTTTATAATCATTGGTCGGTTTATCAAGATTCAAGCTATGATTCTTTCAATCCACATGATTCCTTCAATGATCAGGACTATGATACCATTCAATCATTTAGTACTTGA